Proteins encoded within one genomic window of Bradyrhizobium sp. CB1717:
- a CDS encoding TetR/AcrR family transcriptional regulator, whose amino-acid sequence MARKSVSRRQAAGSLPPERDAARPAPDARLLHLLTAAKDTFTSKGFAATTMDDIAGAAGMSKKTLYKLFASKTELFRAMLLRSLPEADYAEAPSEGSPVTRLRNMLREAADVALSPGEIALQRLIIGERQASPELGRMFAEVIMESGTEHIVELLKTIRLERRVESVPLRLIAEMLFGMVFGHDHFRLLTDTEFRLNRRVLDRRIDLAIATFCAPEDQAR is encoded by the coding sequence ATGGCGAGGAAATCCGTCAGCCGCCGACAAGCCGCCGGCAGTCTGCCCCCCGAACGGGACGCCGCCCGTCCCGCACCCGATGCACGCCTGTTACATTTGCTGACGGCGGCGAAGGACACCTTCACCAGCAAGGGCTTTGCCGCGACGACCATGGACGACATCGCCGGCGCCGCCGGCATGTCGAAGAAGACGCTCTACAAGCTATTCGCGAGCAAGACCGAGCTGTTCCGCGCCATGCTGCTGCGCAGCCTGCCCGAAGCCGATTACGCCGAAGCTCCTTCGGAAGGATCGCCGGTGACCCGGCTTCGAAACATGCTCCGGGAGGCGGCGGACGTGGCGCTATCGCCGGGCGAGATCGCGCTGCAGCGCCTGATCATCGGTGAACGCCAGGCCTCGCCGGAGCTGGGGCGCATGTTCGCCGAGGTCATCATGGAGAGCGGCACAGAGCATATCGTCGAGTTGCTCAAGACGATTCGCCTGGAACGTCGCGTCGAGAGCGTGCCGCTGCGCCTCATCGCCGAAATGCTGTTCGGCATGGTGTTCGGCCACGATCATTTCAGGCTGCTGACGGACACCGAATTCCGGCTCAACCGCCGTGTGCTCGACCGGCGGATCGACCTCGCCATTGCGACGTTCTGTGCACCTGAGGATCAGGCGAGATAG
- a CDS encoding efflux RND transporter permease subunit, with protein MSHFFIKRPIFAWVIAILIMLGGVLAILRLPIAQYPQIAPTVVTITATYPGANAETAENSVTKVIEQNMTGLDYLQYMSSSSTSTGQVQISLTFTNEADADIAQVQVQNKLQLATPLLPQVVQQQGIKVVKSSASFLMVLGFVSEDGRLAASDISDYVASSINDPISRVAGVGQVTLFGAEYAMRIWLDPDKLTKYNLMPGDVIAAIQTQNTQVTAGQLGGLPSVGGQQLNATITSQSRLQTVEQFKDIILRTASSGQTVRIGDVARVELGSKSYDSAARYNGKPAAGMGISLATGANAVATSEAVKARVAQLSATMPEGLRVVYPYDTTPFVKLSIEKVIHTLFEAIALVFVVMFVFLQSWRATIIPTIAVPVVLLGTFGVLSLAGYSINTLTMFAMVLAIGLLVDDAIVVVENVERVMVEEHLSPREATEKSMREITGALVGIGVVLSAVFIPMAFFNGSVGIIYRQFALTIVTAMLLSVLVALVLTPALCATILKPPKHHGTQAGFFGLFNRGFDRMADGYQRTAGAAIRRIAGVIIAFVAIVAGMVVLFQRLPSSFLPEEDQGTIMTLIQLPVGATSVRTLDVIKQVEHQYLDNEKDAVEGVFAVSGFSFAGQGQNVGLAFVSLKPFDDRKSPATSAQAVVGRAMGAFMKIRDAMVFAVLPPSIPGFGNAGGFDLYLQDTGGNGHEALIQARNQLLGQLAADPRVAQARPNGQDDTPQFNLDVDQAKATALGVSLSDLNTTLSAAWGGAYVNDFIDRGRVKQVYVQSDAPFRMDTSDIGRWYVRNASGSMVPFSALATNRWSFGSPRLERYNGVAAVELQGQAGQGISSGVAMQAVEEQMAKLPKGYGHEWTGLSFQERLTGSQTLYLYSISLLIVFLSLAALYESWSVPFAVILTVPIGVLGALAGATLFGQANDVYFQVGLLTTIGLASKNAILIIEFALEQIAAGRSLVEATLHAARQRLRPILMTSLAFILGVLPLAVATGAGSASQNAVGIGVAGGMIAATVLGIFFVPALFVLVRRIFPGKRTDAAANPVAAAEPAE; from the coding sequence ATGTCGCATTTCTTCATCAAGCGGCCGATCTTCGCCTGGGTCATCGCCATCCTGATCATGCTGGGCGGCGTGCTTGCCATCCTGCGGCTGCCGATCGCACAATATCCGCAGATCGCGCCGACCGTGGTCACGATCACGGCGACCTATCCCGGAGCCAACGCGGAGACCGCCGAGAACTCGGTGACCAAGGTCATCGAGCAGAACATGACGGGCCTCGACTATCTCCAATACATGTCGTCGTCGAGCACCTCGACCGGCCAGGTGCAGATCTCACTGACCTTCACCAACGAGGCGGACGCCGATATCGCCCAGGTGCAGGTGCAGAACAAGCTCCAGCTCGCAACCCCCTTGCTGCCGCAAGTCGTGCAGCAGCAGGGCATCAAGGTGGTGAAATCGTCGGCGAGCTTTTTGATGGTGCTCGGCTTCGTCTCCGAGGATGGAAGGCTCGCCGCCAGCGACATCTCCGATTACGTGGCGTCGTCGATCAATGATCCCATCAGCCGCGTCGCTGGCGTCGGCCAGGTGACGCTGTTCGGTGCCGAATACGCCATGCGCATCTGGCTCGATCCGGACAAGCTGACGAAGTACAATCTGATGCCGGGCGATGTCATCGCCGCGATCCAGACCCAGAACACCCAGGTCACGGCCGGCCAGCTCGGCGGCCTTCCATCGGTCGGCGGCCAGCAGCTCAATGCCACCATCACCTCGCAGAGCCGCCTGCAGACGGTCGAGCAGTTCAAGGACATCATCCTGAGGACCGCCTCGTCCGGCCAGACGGTGCGCATCGGCGACGTCGCGCGCGTCGAGCTTGGCTCGAAGTCCTACGATTCCGCCGCGCGCTACAACGGCAAGCCGGCCGCCGGCATGGGCATCAGCCTTGCGACCGGCGCCAATGCGGTCGCGACCTCGGAAGCGGTGAAGGCGCGCGTGGCCCAGCTCAGCGCCACCATGCCGGAGGGGCTCCGCGTCGTCTATCCCTACGACACCACGCCCTTCGTCAAGCTGTCGATCGAAAAGGTGATCCACACGCTGTTCGAGGCGATCGCGCTCGTCTTCGTCGTGATGTTCGTGTTCCTGCAAAGCTGGCGCGCCACCATCATTCCGACCATCGCGGTGCCGGTGGTGCTTCTCGGCACGTTCGGCGTGCTCTCGCTCGCGGGGTATTCCATCAACACGCTGACGATGTTCGCGATGGTGCTGGCGATCGGCCTCCTGGTCGACGATGCCATCGTCGTGGTCGAGAATGTCGAGCGCGTCATGGTCGAGGAGCATCTCTCTCCGCGCGAGGCGACGGAGAAGTCCATGCGCGAGATCACCGGCGCGCTGGTCGGGATCGGCGTCGTGCTTTCGGCGGTGTTCATCCCGATGGCGTTCTTCAACGGCTCGGTCGGCATCATCTACCGGCAGTTCGCGCTGACCATCGTCACGGCGATGCTGCTTTCGGTGCTGGTGGCGCTGGTGCTGACGCCGGCTTTGTGCGCGACCATCCTGAAGCCGCCGAAGCATCACGGCACGCAAGCCGGCTTCTTCGGCCTGTTCAACCGCGGCTTCGACCGCATGGCGGACGGGTATCAGCGCACCGCAGGCGCCGCGATCAGGCGCATCGCCGGCGTGATCATCGCCTTCGTCGCGATCGTCGCCGGCATGGTCGTCCTGTTTCAGCGGCTGCCGAGCTCGTTCCTGCCCGAGGAGGATCAGGGCACGATCATGACCCTGATCCAGCTTCCGGTCGGCGCGACCTCGGTGCGCACGCTCGACGTGATCAAGCAGGTCGAGCATCAATATCTCGATAACGAGAAGGATGCGGTGGAGGGCGTGTTCGCGGTCAGCGGTTTCAGCTTTGCCGGGCAGGGCCAGAATGTCGGCCTCGCCTTCGTCAGCCTGAAACCGTTCGACGACCGCAAGAGTCCTGCGACCTCGGCGCAGGCCGTGGTCGGCCGCGCCATGGGCGCGTTCATGAAGATCCGCGACGCCATGGTGTTCGCGGTGCTGCCGCCGTCGATCCCTGGCTTCGGCAATGCCGGCGGTTTCGATCTCTATCTCCAGGACACCGGCGGCAATGGTCACGAGGCGCTGATCCAGGCGCGCAACCAGCTGCTCGGCCAGCTCGCGGCGGACCCGCGCGTCGCGCAAGCGCGGCCGAACGGGCAGGACGATACGCCGCAATTCAACCTCGACGTTGACCAGGCCAAGGCCACCGCGCTCGGCGTCAGCCTGAGCGACCTCAACACCACGCTGTCGGCGGCGTGGGGCGGCGCCTATGTCAACGACTTCATCGACCGGGGCCGCGTCAAGCAGGTCTATGTGCAGAGCGACGCGCCGTTCCGCATGGATACCAGCGACATCGGCCGCTGGTACGTCCGCAATGCCTCGGGCTCCATGGTACCGTTCTCGGCACTGGCGACCAACCGCTGGAGTTTTGGCTCGCCGCGCCTCGAGCGCTACAACGGCGTTGCCGCCGTCGAGCTGCAGGGCCAGGCCGGGCAGGGCATCAGTTCGGGCGTCGCGATGCAGGCGGTGGAGGAGCAGATGGCCAAGCTGCCCAAGGGCTACGGCCACGAATGGACCGGTCTGTCGTTCCAGGAGCGGCTGACCGGCAGCCAGACGCTGTATCTCTATTCGATCTCGCTGCTGATCGTCTTCCTCAGCCTTGCCGCGCTCTACGAGAGCTGGTCGGTTCCGTTCGCGGTGATACTGACGGTGCCGATCGGCGTGCTCGGCGCGCTGGCGGGAGCGACGCTGTTCGGCCAAGCCAACGACGTCTATTTCCAGGTCGGCCTTTTGACCACGATCGGTCTCGCCTCCAAGAACGCGATCCTGATCATCGAATTCGCGCTGGAGCAGATCGCGGCCGGCCGCAGCCTGGTCGAGGCGACGCTGCACGCCGCGCGCCAGCGCCTGCGCCCGATCCTGATGACATCGCTCGCCTTCATCCTCGGCGTGCTGCCGCTGGCGGTGGCGACGGGGGCCGGCTCGGCCAGCCAGAACGCGGTCGGCATCGGCGTTGCCGGCGGCATGATCGCGGCAACCGTGCTCGGCATCTTCTTCGTGCCCGCGCTGTTCGTGCTGGTCCGCAGGATATTTCCGGGCAAGCGGACGGATGCCGCCGCAAATCCCGTCGCCGCTGCGGAGCCCGCGGAATAG
- a CDS encoding efflux RND transporter periplasmic adaptor subunit, producing the protein MRPPIVRAVPLLALLSLAACGEQGQQAGPRQMVPEVGVLTLKPQEAKISTVLPGRVVAYQVSEVRPQVTGILLKRDFVEGAEVKEGDLLYEIDPVQYKAALASSEAAVQRAEATLVSVKLKAARKTQLLQTNAASQQDVDDAVAAYKQGEADLKAAEANRDTAAISLDRTKVTASISGRIGKSSITPGALVTASQATAMTTIQQLDPVYVDLDQSTSEMERLRNQIASGKLKRPAEGVQVELLMESGKTYGHKGKYGFTDASVNESTGSVSSRAIFANPERALLPGMYVRARVVAGVDPNAILVPQRAVSRNPLGQAVAMFVDKDGKIEQRTLDLGEDVDGNWLVRSGARPGDRLVLDGTQKARPGAPVKTVEVAVDPATGLTVNSTRQADARPAPATTEQ; encoded by the coding sequence ATGCGTCCCCCGATCGTTCGCGCTGTTCCGTTACTCGCTCTGCTGTCGCTCGCAGCCTGCGGCGAACAGGGCCAGCAAGCGGGACCACGGCAGATGGTGCCGGAGGTCGGCGTTCTCACCTTGAAGCCGCAGGAGGCGAAGATCTCGACGGTCCTGCCGGGTCGGGTCGTCGCCTACCAGGTCTCCGAGGTCCGGCCGCAGGTCACCGGCATTCTGCTCAAGCGCGATTTCGTGGAGGGCGCCGAGGTGAAGGAAGGCGATCTGCTCTATGAGATCGACCCCGTCCAGTACAAGGCCGCGCTGGCGAGCTCCGAGGCCGCGGTGCAGCGGGCCGAGGCGACGCTGGTCAGCGTCAAGCTGAAGGCGGCGCGCAAGACCCAGCTGCTTCAGACCAATGCGGCGAGCCAGCAGGACGTCGACGATGCCGTTGCCGCCTACAAGCAGGGCGAGGCCGATCTGAAGGCGGCCGAAGCCAACCGCGACACCGCCGCGATCTCGCTCGACCGCACCAAGGTCACCGCCTCGATCTCGGGCCGGATCGGCAAATCGTCGATCACACCAGGCGCGCTGGTCACCGCAAGCCAGGCGACCGCCATGACGACGATCCAGCAGCTCGACCCTGTCTATGTCGACCTCGACCAGTCGACCTCGGAGATGGAGCGGTTGCGCAACCAGATCGCCAGCGGAAAGCTGAAGCGCCCGGCCGAGGGCGTGCAGGTCGAATTGCTGATGGAGAGCGGCAAGACCTACGGCCACAAGGGCAAATACGGCTTCACCGATGCGAGCGTCAACGAGAGCACCGGCTCGGTTTCCTCGCGCGCGATCTTCGCCAATCCCGAGCGGGCGCTGCTGCCGGGCATGTATGTCCGCGCGCGCGTCGTCGCCGGTGTCGATCCGAACGCGATCCTGGTGCCGCAGCGGGCGGTCTCGCGCAATCCGCTGGGGCAGGCGGTGGCGATGTTCGTCGACAAGGACGGCAAGATCGAGCAGCGCACGCTGGATCTCGGCGAGGACGTCGACGGCAACTGGCTCGTCCGTTCCGGCGCCAGGCCGGGCGACCGCCTCGTCCTCGACGGAACGCAGAAAGCCCGTCCCGGCGCACCCGTGAAGACCGTCGAGGTCGCGGTCGACCCCGCAACCGGCCTCACCGTGAATTCGACACGGCAGGCCGATGCGCGGCCCGCACCCGCCACAACCGAGCAGTAA